One window of Anas acuta chromosome 23, bAnaAcu1.1, whole genome shotgun sequence genomic DNA carries:
- the LOC137843711 gene encoding myelin protein zero-like protein 2, whose translation MFGLTWLGAVLFLGVQLRALWPVTALEVYTSREVDAVNGTNLRLKCTFSSSSPISPQLSVTWNFQPEDLSSHEPVFYYLKEPYKLSAGRFKGRATWDGNIERYDVSIVIWNLQPTDNGTFTCQVKNPPDVDGTIGEVRLRVVQKVHFSEIHFLAIAIGSACALMIIVVTIVIICRHHRKKQQEKTTEVTDTELREKEKLKIREEKEATPLED comes from the exons ATGTTTGGCCTCAcctggctgggggctgtgctctTCCTTGGGGTACAGCTCCGAG cactgtGGCCCGTCACAGCCCTCGAAGTTTACACTTCCAGGGAGGTGGATGCTGTGAATGGCACTAACCTACGTTTAAAATGcaccttctccagcagcagccctatTAGCCCGCAGCTGTCAGTGACGTGGAACTTCCAGCCTGAGGACCTGAGCTCGCATGAGCCG gTATTTTATTACCTCAAGGAGCCCTACAAGCTGTCTGCTGGACGGTTCAAAGGGCGAGCCACTTGGGATGGCAATATTGAGCGTTATGATGTTTCCATTGTTATCTGGAATTTACAGCCCACCGACAATGGGACATTCACCTGCCAGGTGAAGAACCCACCAGACGTTGATGGCACAATTGGTGAAGTGCGACTCAGAGTTGTGCAGAAAG TGCATTTCTCAGAAATTCACTTCCTTGCCATCGCCATTGGGTCTGCATGTGCTCTGATGATCATTGTGGTGACAATTGTGATTATATGTCGACACCATCGgaagaaacagcaagagaagaCGACCGAGGTGACAGACACTGAACT tagagaaaaggagaagctgaagatcagagaagaaaaggaagctaCTCCACTAGAAGACTAG
- the MPZL3 gene encoding myelin protein zero-like protein 3 produces the protein MRGGGAAAAAGGLVLPRGALILLGICNALSLDIKASSKVRAFVGEKVQLTCTFKSSSPITESLTVDWTYRPLTGGQMETIFHYQSVAYPTTVGKFKDRISWVGNVAKGDASIAIQSPVMSDNGTFICSVKNPPDVYHNIPQTVLIVMERGFSFQLTSAVLLSILVFLPSIIVVILMLVRLGRKSGVLKEKKKSGCKKSSIEVSDESEHTDTCSGRLKAWCLNCVDTDEEEPY, from the exons atgcggggcggcggggcggcggcggccgctgGCGGCCTTGTCCTCCCGCGGGGGGCCCTGATCCTGCTCG GTATCTGCAATGCTTTGTCCCTGGATATTAAAGCCAGCTCTAAAGTGCGAGCTTTTGTTGGTGAAAAAGTACAGCTGACGTGCACGTTCAAATCCAGCTCTCCCATCACCGAGAGTCTGACAGTGGACTGGACGTACCGGCCCCTCACGGGTGGTCAGATGGAGACA ATTTTTCATTATCAGTCTGTTGCCTACCCAACAACAGTGGGGAAGTTCAAAGACAGGATATCCTGGGTTGGGAACGTTGCCAAGGGTGATGCTTCCATCGCTATCCAAAGCCCTGTGATGAGTGACAATGGGACGTTCATCTGCAGTGTGAAGAATCCTCCAGATGTGTACCACAACATTCCCCAGACAGTGCTGATAGTTATGGAGAGGG gcttttccttccagctgacTTCAGCGGTGCTGCTGTCCATTTTAGTATTTCTCCCTTCCATCATTGTGGTCATTCTGATGTTGGTGAGGTTGGGAAGGAAATCTGGAGtgctaaaggagaaaaaaaaatcggGCTGCAAGAAATCCTCTATTGAAGTGTCTGATGA GTCTGAACACACAGACACCTGCTCAGGGAGACTGAAAGCTTGGTGTTTGAACTGTGTG GACACGGATGAGGAAGAGCCATACTGA
- the JAML gene encoding junctional adhesion molecule-like isoform X2, translating into MCHLCCSAWNKMKVMLSLALVLALLERCSGSAGWVFTQPQLRAGAGDSVLLQCLLRDVADESWTMVKVDWLHVPGAGAQKEEMVFYYYSNCSISVGRYRDRVQWQGDISRWDGSIQLRGVQVNDSGRYLCEMRLLQHSSIFKNHTVLHISPMARTGQEAASAQGSAVLGDSGLWAVTVGCGSVAVVLAFLAGRTLRKRSAANTALERSRNEGSKDKAKEGIYCSMPGAEAPKAEQDARKKKKAEETYITMHPSFFRENGIYVELARRVIPAEWMEEGRWDERPSEDPYSRPQEALPCPPESEK; encoded by the exons ATGTGTCACCTCTGCTGCTCCGCTTGGAATAAGATGAAGGTGATGTTGAGCCTGGCTctggtgctggcactgctgg AGAGATGCAGCGGCTCGGCTGGCTGGGTGTTCACACAGCCTCAGCTTCGAGCCGGCGCTGGGGactctgtcctgctgcagtgcCTCCTCCGAGACGTGGCAGACGAGAGCTGGACGATGGTGAAGGTGGACTGGCTGCACGTGCCGGGAGCGGGCGCACAGAAG GAGGAGATGGTGTTTTATTACTACAGCAACTGCAGCATCTCCGTGGGCCGCTACCGGGACCGGGTGCAGTGGCAGGGGGACATCTCCCGCTGGGACGGCTCCATCCAGCTGCGGGGCGTGCAGGTGAACGACAGCGGCAGGTACCTGTGTGAGAtgcggctgctgcagcacagcagcatcttCAAGAACCACACGGTGCTGCACATCAGCCCCATGGCACGGACAG GTCAAGAAGCAGCGAGTGCCCAGGGCTCTGCGGTCCTGGGAGACAGCGGGCTTTGGGCTGTGACTGTGGGCTGTGGCTCTGTGGCCGTGGTGTTGGCATTCCTGGCAGGACGCACCCTGAGGAAGAG GTCTGCAGCCAACACAGCCCTGGAGAGGAGCAGAAATGAGGGCAGCAAGGACAAAGCCAAG GAAGGGATTTACTGCTCAATGCCCGGAGCTGAGGCACCCAAGGCTGAACAGGACgcaaggaagaagaagaaagctgaGGAGACCTACATAACCATG CACCCCTCTTTCTTCCGTGAGAACGGCATCTACGTGGAGCTGGCCAGGAGGGTGATCCCGGCAGAGTGGatggaagagggcagatgggaTGAGAGACCAAGCGAGGACCCCTACAGCAGACCACAGGAGGcccttccctgtcccccagAGAGCGAGAAATAA
- the JAML gene encoding junctional adhesion molecule-like isoform X1 — translation MCHLCCSAWNKMKVMLSLALVLALLERCSGSAGWVFTQPQLRAGAGDSVLLQCLLRDVADESWTMVKVDWLHVPGAGAQKEEMVFYYYSNCSISVGRYRDRVQWQGDISRWDGSIQLRGVQVNDSGRYLCEMRLLQHSSIFKNHTVLHISPMARTAGQEAASAQGSAVLGDSGLWAVTVGCGSVAVVLAFLAGRTLRKRSAANTALERSRNEGSKDKAKEGIYCSMPGAEAPKAEQDARKKKKAEETYITMHPSFFRENGIYVELARRVIPAEWMEEGRWDERPSEDPYSRPQEALPCPPESEK, via the exons ATGTGTCACCTCTGCTGCTCCGCTTGGAATAAGATGAAGGTGATGTTGAGCCTGGCTctggtgctggcactgctgg AGAGATGCAGCGGCTCGGCTGGCTGGGTGTTCACACAGCCTCAGCTTCGAGCCGGCGCTGGGGactctgtcctgctgcagtgcCTCCTCCGAGACGTGGCAGACGAGAGCTGGACGATGGTGAAGGTGGACTGGCTGCACGTGCCGGGAGCGGGCGCACAGAAG GAGGAGATGGTGTTTTATTACTACAGCAACTGCAGCATCTCCGTGGGCCGCTACCGGGACCGGGTGCAGTGGCAGGGGGACATCTCCCGCTGGGACGGCTCCATCCAGCTGCGGGGCGTGCAGGTGAACGACAGCGGCAGGTACCTGTGTGAGAtgcggctgctgcagcacagcagcatcttCAAGAACCACACGGTGCTGCACATCAGCCCCATGGCACGGACAG CAGGTCAAGAAGCAGCGAGTGCCCAGGGCTCTGCGGTCCTGGGAGACAGCGGGCTTTGGGCTGTGACTGTGGGCTGTGGCTCTGTGGCCGTGGTGTTGGCATTCCTGGCAGGACGCACCCTGAGGAAGAG GTCTGCAGCCAACACAGCCCTGGAGAGGAGCAGAAATGAGGGCAGCAAGGACAAAGCCAAG GAAGGGATTTACTGCTCAATGCCCGGAGCTGAGGCACCCAAGGCTGAACAGGACgcaaggaagaagaagaaagctgaGGAGACCTACATAACCATG CACCCCTCTTTCTTCCGTGAGAACGGCATCTACGTGGAGCTGGCCAGGAGGGTGATCCCGGCAGAGTGGatggaagagggcagatgggaTGAGAGACCAAGCGAGGACCCCTACAGCAGACCACAGGAGGcccttccctgtcccccagAGAGCGAGAAATAA
- the JAML gene encoding junctional adhesion molecule-like isoform X3 — translation MVKVDWLHVPGAGAQKEEMVFYYYSNCSISVGRYRDRVQWQGDISRWDGSIQLRGVQVNDSGRYLCEMRLLQHSSIFKNHTVLHISPMARTAGQEAASAQGSAVLGDSGLWAVTVGCGSVAVVLAFLAGRTLRKRSAANTALERSRNEGSKDKAKEGIYCSMPGAEAPKAEQDARKKKKAEETYITMHPSFFRENGIYVELARRVIPAEWMEEGRWDERPSEDPYSRPQEALPCPPESEK, via the exons ATGGTGAAGGTGGACTGGCTGCACGTGCCGGGAGCGGGCGCACAGAAG GAGGAGATGGTGTTTTATTACTACAGCAACTGCAGCATCTCCGTGGGCCGCTACCGGGACCGGGTGCAGTGGCAGGGGGACATCTCCCGCTGGGACGGCTCCATCCAGCTGCGGGGCGTGCAGGTGAACGACAGCGGCAGGTACCTGTGTGAGAtgcggctgctgcagcacagcagcatcttCAAGAACCACACGGTGCTGCACATCAGCCCCATGGCACGGACAG CAGGTCAAGAAGCAGCGAGTGCCCAGGGCTCTGCGGTCCTGGGAGACAGCGGGCTTTGGGCTGTGACTGTGGGCTGTGGCTCTGTGGCCGTGGTGTTGGCATTCCTGGCAGGACGCACCCTGAGGAAGAG GTCTGCAGCCAACACAGCCCTGGAGAGGAGCAGAAATGAGGGCAGCAAGGACAAAGCCAAG GAAGGGATTTACTGCTCAATGCCCGGAGCTGAGGCACCCAAGGCTGAACAGGACgcaaggaagaagaagaaagctgaGGAGACCTACATAACCATG CACCCCTCTTTCTTCCGTGAGAACGGCATCTACGTGGAGCTGGCCAGGAGGGTGATCCCGGCAGAGTGGatggaagagggcagatgggaTGAGAGACCAAGCGAGGACCCCTACAGCAGACCACAGGAGGcccttccctgtcccccagAGAGCGAGAAATAA
- the SCN2B gene encoding sodium channel subunit beta-2 isoform X1, translated as MSPEAWLPQPARYLAGLSLLLALVPPALGMEVMAPATINALNGTSVKLSCTFNSCYKVENKQFSLNWTYQECKNCSEELFLQFRTKIMNKQLDRFGNRVEFTGNPTKYDVSFTLNNVQLEDEGTYNCYVLNPPDRQRGHASISLKVLTKEPPKRDSTVAVIVGASVGGFLAVVILVLMVVKCVRRKKQQRLNTDDQKTEEEGKTDGEGNPDEGTK; from the exons ATGAGCCCGGAAGCCTGGCTCCCGCAGCCCGCCCGGTACCTCGCTGGCCTCAGCTTGCTGCTCGCGCTGG TGCCCCCGGCCCTGGGCATGGAGGTGATGGCTCCTGCCACCATCAACGCCCTGAACGGCACCTCCGTGAAGCTCTCCTGCACCTTCAACTCCTGCTACAAGGTGGAGAACAAGCAGTTCTCCCTCAACTGGACGTACCAGGAGTGCAAGAACTGCTCTGAGGAGCTG TTCCTGCAGTTCCGGACGAAGATCATGAACAAGCAGCTGGATCGCTTCGGGAACCGTGTGGAGTTCACCGGGAACCCCACCAAGTACGACGTGTCCTTCACCCTCAACAACGTGCAGCTGGAGGACGAGGGCACCTACAACTGCTACGTCCTCAACCCCCCCGACCGGCAGCGGGGCCACGCCAGCATCAGCCTCAAGGTGCTCACCAAAG agcccccGAAGCGTGACTCGACGGTGGCCGTCATCGTGGGCGCCTCAGTGGGCGGCTTCCTGGCTGTGGTCATCCTCGTGCTGATGGTGGTGAAGTGCGTGCGCcggaaaaagcagcagaggctgaACACGGACGACCAGAAGacggaggaggaagggaagacgGACGGCGAAGGCAACCCAGACGAGGGCACCAAGTAA
- the SCN2B gene encoding sodium channel subunit beta-2 isoform X2 produces MSPEAWLPQPARYLAGLSLLLALVPPALGMEVMAPATINALNGTSVKLSCTFNSCYKVENKQFSLNWTYQECKNCSEELFLQFRTKIMNKQLDRFGNRVEFTGNPTKYDVSFTLNNVQLEDEGTYNCYVLNPPDRQRGHASISLKSPRSVTRRWPSSWAPQWAASWLWSSSC; encoded by the exons ATGAGCCCGGAAGCCTGGCTCCCGCAGCCCGCCCGGTACCTCGCTGGCCTCAGCTTGCTGCTCGCGCTGG TGCCCCCGGCCCTGGGCATGGAGGTGATGGCTCCTGCCACCATCAACGCCCTGAACGGCACCTCCGTGAAGCTCTCCTGCACCTTCAACTCCTGCTACAAGGTGGAGAACAAGCAGTTCTCCCTCAACTGGACGTACCAGGAGTGCAAGAACTGCTCTGAGGAGCTG TTCCTGCAGTTCCGGACGAAGATCATGAACAAGCAGCTGGATCGCTTCGGGAACCGTGTGGAGTTCACCGGGAACCCCACCAAGTACGACGTGTCCTTCACCCTCAACAACGTGCAGCTGGAGGACGAGGGCACCTACAACTGCTACGTCCTCAACCCCCCCGACCGGCAGCGGGGCCACGCCAGCATCAGCCTCAAG agcccccGAAGCGTGACTCGACGGTGGCCGTCATCGTGGGCGCCTCAGTGGGCGGCTTCCTGGCTGTGGTCATCCTCGTGCTGA
- the SCN4B gene encoding sodium channel subunit beta-4 isoform X3 has protein sequence MAPRPAAASPLLLPALLARSTEDKGLVQGLSVLAIALALEVSVGKTNTVTALNGSDVLLPCTFATCIGFQDLVFTWYFNSTEMIYHGKIKSKTSEPFLVSRNPRVEFVGSTTGKDNNISIVLKDVELSDAGKYTCHVKNPREKNAQHNATIILTVVHKMEETDNTLTLIIVGVVGGVFGLLILFMLVKRVILFIIKKVQDGKKECLVSSSGNDNTENGLAGSKAEQKAPPKA, from the exons AtggccccgcgccccgccgccgcctcgccgcTCCTGCTGCCAGCGCTGCTGG CCCGAAGCACCGAGGATAAGGGACTTGTCCAAG gtTTGTCCGTCCTCGCCATCGCCTTGGCCCTGGAGGTGTCCGTGGGGAAGACCAACACCGTGACGGCTCTGAACGGCTCCGAcgtcctgctgccctgcacctTCGCCACCTGCATCGGCTTCCAGGACCTGGTCTTCACGTGGTATTTCAACTCGACGGAGATG ATCTACCACGGCAAGATAAAGAGCAAAACCTCCGAGCCCTTCCTGGTGAGCCGCAACCCGCGGGTGGAGTTCGTCGGCTCGACGACGGGGAAGGACAACAACATCTCCATCGTGCTGAAGGACGTGGAGCTCAGCGACGCCGGCAAGTACACCTGCCACGTCAAGAACCCCAGGGAGAAGAACGCGCAGCACAACGCCACCATCATCCTCACCGTGGTTCACAAGA TGGAGGAGACGGACAACACCCTGACGCTCATCATCGTGGGCGTCGTGGGGGGGGTCTTCGGCCTCCTCATCCTCTTCATGCTCGTCAAGAGGGTCATCCTCTTCATCATCAAGAAGGTGCAGGATGGGAA GAAGGAGTGCCTGGTCAGCTCCTCGGGCAACGACAACACGGAGAACGGCCTGGCGGGCTCCAAGGCGGAACAAAAAGCCCCCCCGAAGGCATGA
- the SCN4B gene encoding sodium channel subunit beta-4 isoform X2: MAPRPAAASPLLLPALLGLSVLAIALALEVSVGKTNTVTALNGSDVLLPCTFATCIGFQDLVFTWYFNSTEMIYHGKIKSKTSEPFLVSRNPRVEFVGSTTGKDNNISIVLKDVELSDAGKYTCHVKNPREKNAQHNATIILTVVHKMEETDNTLTLIIVGVVGGVFGLLILFMLVKRVILFIIKKVQDGKKECLVSSSGNDNTENGLAGSKAEQKAPPKA; the protein is encoded by the exons AtggccccgcgccccgccgccgcctcgccgcTCCTGCTGCCAGCGCTGCTGG gtTTGTCCGTCCTCGCCATCGCCTTGGCCCTGGAGGTGTCCGTGGGGAAGACCAACACCGTGACGGCTCTGAACGGCTCCGAcgtcctgctgccctgcacctTCGCCACCTGCATCGGCTTCCAGGACCTGGTCTTCACGTGGTATTTCAACTCGACGGAGATG ATCTACCACGGCAAGATAAAGAGCAAAACCTCCGAGCCCTTCCTGGTGAGCCGCAACCCGCGGGTGGAGTTCGTCGGCTCGACGACGGGGAAGGACAACAACATCTCCATCGTGCTGAAGGACGTGGAGCTCAGCGACGCCGGCAAGTACACCTGCCACGTCAAGAACCCCAGGGAGAAGAACGCGCAGCACAACGCCACCATCATCCTCACCGTGGTTCACAAGA TGGAGGAGACGGACAACACCCTGACGCTCATCATCGTGGGCGTCGTGGGGGGGGTCTTCGGCCTCCTCATCCTCTTCATGCTCGTCAAGAGGGTCATCCTCTTCATCATCAAGAAGGTGCAGGATGGGAA GAAGGAGTGCCTGGTCAGCTCCTCGGGCAACGACAACACGGAGAACGGCCTGGCGGGCTCCAAGGCGGAACAAAAAGCCCCCCCGAAGGCATGA
- the SCN4B gene encoding sodium channel subunit beta-4 isoform X1, giving the protein MAGGKQMLPQHARPQVVLLQSLLSKSRLHALLHCSGLSVLAIALALEVSVGKTNTVTALNGSDVLLPCTFATCIGFQDLVFTWYFNSTEMIYHGKIKSKTSEPFLVSRNPRVEFVGSTTGKDNNISIVLKDVELSDAGKYTCHVKNPREKNAQHNATIILTVVHKMEETDNTLTLIIVGVVGGVFGLLILFMLVKRVILFIIKKVQDGKKECLVSSSGNDNTENGLAGSKAEQKAPPKA; this is encoded by the exons ATGGCCGGAGGGAAGCAGATGCTGCCGCAGCACGCCCGCCCACAGGTCGTCCTTTTACAGTCCCTTTTGTCAAAGAGCCGTCTGCATGCGCTTCTGCACTGCTCCG gtTTGTCCGTCCTCGCCATCGCCTTGGCCCTGGAGGTGTCCGTGGGGAAGACCAACACCGTGACGGCTCTGAACGGCTCCGAcgtcctgctgccctgcacctTCGCCACCTGCATCGGCTTCCAGGACCTGGTCTTCACGTGGTATTTCAACTCGACGGAGATG ATCTACCACGGCAAGATAAAGAGCAAAACCTCCGAGCCCTTCCTGGTGAGCCGCAACCCGCGGGTGGAGTTCGTCGGCTCGACGACGGGGAAGGACAACAACATCTCCATCGTGCTGAAGGACGTGGAGCTCAGCGACGCCGGCAAGTACACCTGCCACGTCAAGAACCCCAGGGAGAAGAACGCGCAGCACAACGCCACCATCATCCTCACCGTGGTTCACAAGA TGGAGGAGACGGACAACACCCTGACGCTCATCATCGTGGGCGTCGTGGGGGGGGTCTTCGGCCTCCTCATCCTCTTCATGCTCGTCAAGAGGGTCATCCTCTTCATCATCAAGAAGGTGCAGGATGGGAA GAAGGAGTGCCTGGTCAGCTCCTCGGGCAACGACAACACGGAGAACGGCCTGGCGGGCTCCAAGGCGGAACAAAAAGCCCCCCCGAAGGCATGA